A DNA window from Streptomyces bacillaris contains the following coding sequences:
- a CDS encoding MFS transporter — MSEDSGRTESGTATAKGAEPPPPRSLWHNRDFMVFWVGEGLSLYGTQIANLALPLTAVLVFQVGPEELGLLRFAQLVPFLALALVFGVWVDRVRKRPVMLWANVVRMVLIGLVPLLYYAELLTLPMLYALAFGVGTAAVLFDVSWMSYVPVLVKDKRSLLEANTKLNATLSSADVAGPGIAGTLVTAFSAPAAMAANAFSYALSVISLLLVRAPEPDPPPRTEKRRLRAELAEGLRWVFGNRWLRAIGLVGCSCNFFLTMVQSLFLLYAVRDKELSAATIGFVMGAAAVGGLLGALISGMVVRRLSVGTAYRVSVSIIFLGPLLIPAAGGPSWLLVGLFVASFFLEYFGSSISNVIIVSLRQSITPQPLMGRMTAAMRMLLYGGGALGGPVGGVLAGVLGLHAALWVAGVLSAAMLVPIILSPVGKLRTMPTGPEELPA, encoded by the coding sequence GTGAGCGAGGACAGCGGCCGGACGGAATCCGGCACCGCGACGGCCAAGGGGGCCGAGCCCCCGCCACCGCGCAGCCTCTGGCACAACCGGGACTTCATGGTCTTCTGGGTGGGCGAGGGGCTCTCGCTGTACGGCACCCAGATAGCCAATCTCGCCCTGCCGCTCACCGCGGTCCTGGTCTTCCAGGTCGGGCCCGAGGAGCTGGGGCTGCTCCGCTTCGCCCAGCTGGTGCCGTTCCTGGCGCTCGCCCTGGTCTTCGGGGTCTGGGTGGACCGGGTGCGCAAACGCCCGGTGATGCTCTGGGCCAACGTCGTCCGGATGGTCCTCATCGGCCTGGTGCCGCTGCTGTACTACGCGGAGCTGCTCACCCTGCCGATGCTGTACGCGCTGGCGTTCGGGGTCGGCACGGCGGCGGTGCTCTTCGACGTCAGCTGGATGAGTTACGTACCGGTGCTGGTGAAGGACAAGCGCAGTCTGCTGGAGGCCAACACCAAGCTCAACGCCACCCTGTCGTCGGCCGATGTGGCCGGGCCCGGGATCGCGGGAACGCTGGTCACCGCCTTCTCGGCGCCCGCCGCGATGGCCGCCAACGCGTTCTCGTACGCCCTGTCGGTGATCTCGCTGCTGCTGGTGCGGGCACCCGAGCCGGACCCGCCGCCCCGCACCGAGAAGCGGCGGCTCCGCGCCGAGCTGGCGGAGGGGCTGCGCTGGGTCTTCGGCAACCGGTGGCTGCGGGCGATCGGGCTGGTCGGCTGCTCCTGCAACTTCTTCCTGACCATGGTGCAGTCGCTGTTCCTGCTGTACGCGGTGCGGGACAAGGAGCTGTCGGCGGCGACCATCGGCTTCGTGATGGGCGCGGCGGCGGTGGGCGGGCTGCTCGGGGCGCTGATCTCCGGGATGGTGGTGCGCCGGCTCTCGGTGGGGACGGCCTACCGGGTCTCGGTCTCGATCATCTTCCTGGGCCCGCTGCTGATCCCGGCGGCGGGCGGCCCCTCGTGGCTGCTGGTGGGGCTCTTCGTGGCCTCGTTCTTCCTGGAGTACTTCGGCTCCAGCATCTCCAACGTGATCATCGTGAGTCTGCGGCAGAGCATCACCCCGCAGCCGCTGATGGGCCGGATGACGGCCGCGATGCGGATGCTGCTGTACGGCGGCGGGGCGCTCGGCGGGCCGGTCGGCGGGGTGCTGGCCGGGGTGCTGGGGCTGCACGCGGCGCTCTGGGTGGCGGGGGTGCTCTCGGCGGCGATGCTCGTGCCGATCATTCTGTCGCCGGTCGGGAAGCTGCGCACGATGCCGACGGGTCCGGAGGAGCTGCCGGCCTGA
- a CDS encoding AfsR/SARP family transcriptional regulator: MPLGPPKQRAVLALLASRAGEVVGVDHIIDALWDGDIPQTATNGVHTYVAGLRRALEPGRGRRAAGSILTSVSGGYCLRMDPEQVDATLFARRHARARRARTGGSPDEAVRRYEEALALWHGDAYSGVPGPFAAVERTRLRDLRLTAVEEWAADMLEAGRHAEAVTELSAAVGEEPLREKLRWLLMLTLYRSGRQAHALAVYTETRRLLNRELGIEPGAELRSLHQQILAGHPRLGRGGGPTVPPRPLRPASTAPDLSRPIQLPPLARGFVGRTEELGQLAELLDDERGGYGASTPIAVVDGPPGVGKTAFVLELAHRLLDRFPDGQLYVDLCGTGRQGRPLTASDALEQLLASLGVERSRMPADVAGRTTLYRSLLHGRRMLVVLDEALGADQLRPLIPRGSSCVLATSRQRFSGLAARDGAHVLTMGPLADHDAATLLTSLCGGRLRGQETAAVRLVRLCGGLPLALRIAAEELAANPAVPLSALVEGFAAACAERESPRHREAALIRLVEWEAGTGREAPAPPTREQTDLRTAVLR; the protein is encoded by the coding sequence GTGCCTCTCGGCCCTCCCAAGCAGCGCGCGGTGCTCGCCCTGCTCGCCAGCCGGGCGGGCGAGGTGGTCGGGGTCGACCACATCATCGACGCGCTCTGGGACGGTGACATCCCCCAGACCGCGACGAACGGCGTCCACACCTATGTGGCCGGGCTGCGCCGCGCCCTGGAGCCCGGGCGCGGGAGGCGGGCGGCGGGGTCCATCCTCACCTCGGTCTCCGGCGGCTACTGCCTGCGGATGGACCCCGAGCAGGTGGACGCCACGCTCTTCGCCCGGCGCCACGCGCGGGCCCGCAGAGCCCGGACCGGGGGAAGCCCGGACGAGGCCGTACGGCGGTACGAGGAGGCCCTCGCGCTCTGGCACGGCGACGCGTACTCGGGGGTGCCGGGCCCCTTCGCCGCCGTGGAGCGCACCCGGCTGCGGGACCTGCGGCTGACCGCCGTCGAGGAGTGGGCCGCCGACATGCTGGAGGCCGGGCGCCACGCGGAGGCGGTCACCGAACTCTCCGCCGCCGTGGGCGAGGAGCCGCTGCGCGAGAAGCTGCGCTGGCTGCTGATGCTCACCCTCTACCGCAGCGGCCGCCAGGCGCACGCGCTGGCCGTCTACACCGAGACGCGGCGGCTGCTCAACCGGGAGCTGGGCATCGAGCCCGGCGCCGAACTGCGCAGCCTCCACCAGCAGATCCTGGCCGGACACCCCCGGCTCGGACGGGGCGGCGGACCGACCGTGCCACCCCGCCCCTTACGCCCCGCGAGCACCGCCCCCGATCTCTCCCGGCCCATCCAACTCCCGCCGCTGGCGCGCGGATTCGTGGGCCGGACGGAGGAACTCGGGCAACTGGCGGAGCTGTTGGACGACGAGCGGGGCGGTTACGGTGCCAGCACCCCCATCGCCGTCGTCGACGGGCCCCCGGGCGTGGGCAAGACGGCGTTCGTGCTGGAGCTGGCCCACCGGCTGCTGGACCGCTTCCCGGACGGACAGCTCTACGTGGACCTGTGCGGCACGGGCCGCCAGGGGAGGCCGCTGACCGCCTCGGACGCCCTGGAACAGCTCCTGGCCAGCCTCGGCGTCGAGCGCTCCCGGATGCCCGCCGACGTGGCGGGCCGCACCACGCTCTACCGCAGCCTGCTGCACGGCCGCCGGATGCTCGTGGTGCTCGACGAGGCGCTCGGAGCCGACCAGTTGAGGCCGCTCATACCGCGCGGCTCGTCCTGCGTCCTGGCCACCAGCCGACAGCGGTTCAGCGGACTGGCCGCCCGCGACGGCGCCCATGTCCTCACGATGGGCCCGCTCGCCGACCACGACGCGGCGACCCTGCTCACCAGCCTCTGCGGCGGCAGGCTCCGGGGTCAGGAGACGGCCGCGGTACGGCTGGTACGGCTCTGCGGCGGACTGCCCCTGGCCCTGCGCATCGCCGCAGAGGAGCTGGCCGCCAACCCCGCCGTCCCGCTCTCCGCCCTCGTCGAGGGGTTCGCCGCCGCCTGCGCGGAGCGCGAGTCGCCCCGGCACCGCGAGGCGGCCCTGATCCGGCTGGTCGAGTGGGAGGCCGGAACCGGGCGGGAGGCCCCGGCGCCGCCGACCCGGGAGCAGACGGACCTCCGTACGGCAGTCCTGCGCTAG
- a CDS encoding TetR/AcrR family transcriptional regulator — protein MEPRGQRSGRTGRPPRLSQEAILVAAQRILDTEGPERLSMRRLAREMSSTAMALYHHVQDKDELLLLLLDAHARRYPRPVLPSDPRTRLLASAQVLHDLLADCPWIAEVLSFDDFVSESALWIVENIVDAAVECGMALEDAVYAYRVIWHYTAGVLAIRAGRERVQARAERPEHREHALEFLDSVDFPRLNAVGRRWAGLTARDDHRKGLEAVVAGLLEQKAGSGAGERAAVAGAGAEAVQGCPCC, from the coding sequence ATGGAGCCCCGCGGACAACGCTCCGGCCGGACCGGCCGCCCGCCCCGCCTCTCCCAGGAGGCGATCCTCGTCGCCGCACAGCGCATTCTCGACACGGAGGGTCCGGAGCGGCTCTCCATGCGCCGACTGGCCCGGGAGATGTCCAGTACGGCCATGGCCCTCTACCACCATGTGCAGGACAAGGACGAGCTGCTGCTGCTCCTGCTCGACGCGCACGCCCGGCGCTACCCCCGCCCCGTGCTGCCGAGCGACCCGCGCACACGGCTCCTCGCCTCCGCCCAGGTGCTGCACGATCTGCTCGCGGACTGCCCGTGGATCGCGGAGGTGCTCTCCTTCGACGACTTCGTCAGCGAGTCCGCGCTGTGGATCGTGGAGAACATCGTGGACGCGGCGGTCGAGTGCGGGATGGCCCTGGAGGACGCCGTGTACGCGTACCGCGTGATCTGGCACTACACCGCGGGGGTCCTCGCCATCCGGGCCGGCAGGGAGCGCGTCCAGGCGCGGGCCGAGCGCCCGGAGCACCGCGAACACGCCCTGGAATTCCTGGACTCGGTGGACTTCCCCCGGCTCAACGCGGTCGGCAGACGGTGGGCCGGGCTGACCGCCCGGGACGACCACCGCAAGGGCCTGGAGGCGGTGGTGGCCGGGCTGCTGGAGCAGAAGGCGGGGAGCGGGGCCGGGGAGAGGGCGGCGGTGGCGGGGGCCGGGGCGGAGGCCGTACAGGGCTGTCCGTGCTGCTGA
- a CDS encoding pyridoxamine 5'-phosphate oxidase family protein produces MADYHHGELAVQHRAGLRDPAAGSLRAIRDAVPEAAALFLARQPMIVIGAADASGRLWSTLLTGAPGLLAVPDPRTLTIAARPAADDPLGAVLRESGTRVGMIAIEPATRRRIRLNGVARPEGDGVRIALDQVIGNCPKYLQKREYALLPPDRGGRRTAVRRGEALTTVQQLTLATADSFFIATASPDGDADASHRGGNPGFLQVLSPTRLRWPDYAGNAMFLTLGNLELGPGAGLLVPDWETGDLLQLSGTAHTVWDGAEAAAVPGAQRLVEFRVEAVQQTQDAVRLRWSDPDFSRFNPPVAHG; encoded by the coding sequence ATGGCCGACTACCACCACGGCGAACTCGCCGTGCAGCACCGGGCCGGACTGCGCGACCCGGCGGCCGGTTCGCTCCGGGCCATCCGGGACGCGGTGCCCGAGGCCGCCGCGCTCTTCCTCGCCCGCCAGCCGATGATCGTCATCGGCGCCGCCGACGCCTCCGGGCGGCTCTGGAGCACCCTGCTCACCGGCGCCCCCGGCCTCCTCGCCGTGCCGGACCCCCGCACCCTGACCATTGCCGCCCGGCCCGCCGCCGACGACCCGCTCGGCGCGGTGCTCCGGGAGAGCGGCACCCGGGTCGGCATGATCGCCATCGAACCGGCGACCCGCCGCCGTATCCGCCTCAACGGGGTCGCGCGGCCCGAGGGCGACGGCGTACGGATCGCCCTCGACCAGGTGATCGGCAACTGCCCCAAATACCTCCAGAAACGGGAGTACGCCCTGCTCCCGCCGGACCGGGGCGGCCGCCGTACGGCCGTCCGCAGGGGCGAGGCGCTGACCACCGTCCAGCAGCTCACCCTCGCCACCGCCGACAGCTTCTTCATCGCCACCGCCTCCCCGGACGGCGACGCCGACGCCTCGCACCGGGGCGGCAACCCCGGCTTCCTCCAGGTGCTCTCACCCACCCGGCTGCGCTGGCCCGACTACGCGGGCAACGCCATGTTCCTCACCCTGGGTAACCTCGAACTGGGCCCGGGGGCGGGGCTGTTGGTGCCCGACTGGGAGACCGGCGACCTCCTCCAGCTCTCCGGCACCGCCCACACCGTCTGGGACGGCGCCGAGGCGGCCGCCGTACCGGGGGCGCAGCGCCTGGTGGAGTTCCGTGTCGAGGCCGTCCAGCAGACGCAGGACGCGGTACGGCTCCGCTGGAGCGACCCGGACTTCTCGCGCTTCAACCCACCGGTGGCGCACGGGTAG
- the gcl gene encoding glyoxylate carboligase produces the protein MPRMTAARAAVEILKREGVSNAFGVPGAAINPFYAALKAAGGVHHTLARHVEGASHMAEGYTRAKAGNIGVCIGTSGPAGTDMITGLYSAIADSIPILCITGQAPTAVLHKEDFQAVDIASIAKPVTKAATTVLEAAQVPGVFQQAFHLMRTGRPGPVLIDLPIDVQLTEIEFDPELYEPLPVQKPAASRKQIERAVELLNASERPLLVAGGGIINADASALLVEFAELTGVPVIPTLMGWGILPDDHELNAGMVGLQTSHRYGNANFLESDFVLGIGNRWANRHTGKLDVYTQGRTFVHVDIEPTQLGKIFAPDLGIASDAKAALELFVEVARELKAAGRLKDRSAWAASTQERKATLQRRTHFDNVPLKPQRVYEEMNRAFGPETRYVTTIGLSQIAGAQMLHVYKPRHWINCGQAGPLGWTIPAALGVATADPEGTVVALSGDYDFQFMLEELAVGAQHRIPYVHVLVNNSYLGLIRQAQRNFDIDFQVNLEFENLNSPELGVYGVDHVKVVEGLGCKAIRVTEPDQLLPAFEEAKKLAAEFRVPVVVEAILERVTNIAMSGTDIASVNEFEDIATDPSHAPTAIRPLTVS, from the coding sequence ATGCCTCGTATGACCGCTGCCCGTGCGGCAGTTGAGATCCTCAAGCGCGAAGGCGTCAGCAACGCCTTCGGCGTGCCGGGAGCGGCGATCAACCCCTTCTACGCGGCTCTCAAGGCGGCCGGCGGGGTGCACCACACCCTGGCCCGCCATGTCGAGGGCGCCTCCCACATGGCGGAGGGCTACACCCGGGCCAAGGCGGGCAACATCGGCGTCTGCATCGGCACCTCGGGCCCGGCGGGCACCGACATGATCACCGGCCTCTACTCCGCCATCGCCGACTCCATCCCGATCCTCTGCATCACCGGCCAGGCCCCCACGGCCGTCCTGCACAAGGAGGACTTCCAGGCCGTCGACATCGCCTCGATCGCGAAGCCGGTCACCAAGGCGGCGACCACCGTCCTGGAGGCCGCCCAGGTCCCCGGCGTCTTCCAGCAGGCCTTCCACCTGATGCGCACCGGCCGCCCCGGCCCGGTCCTCATCGACCTGCCCATCGATGTCCAGCTCACCGAGATCGAGTTCGACCCCGAGCTGTACGAGCCCCTGCCGGTGCAGAAGCCCGCCGCCTCCCGCAAGCAGATCGAGCGGGCCGTGGAGCTGCTGAACGCCTCCGAGCGCCCCCTGCTCGTCGCGGGCGGCGGCATCATCAACGCCGACGCCTCCGCGCTGCTGGTGGAGTTCGCGGAGCTGACCGGCGTCCCCGTCATCCCCACCCTGATGGGCTGGGGCATCCTCCCCGACGACCACGAGCTGAACGCGGGCATGGTCGGCCTCCAGACCTCCCACCGCTACGGCAACGCCAACTTCCTGGAGTCCGACTTCGTCCTCGGTATCGGCAACCGCTGGGCCAACCGCCACACCGGCAAGCTGGACGTCTACACCCAGGGCCGCACCTTCGTCCACGTCGACATCGAGCCCACCCAGCTCGGCAAGATCTTCGCCCCCGACCTCGGCATCGCCTCCGATGCCAAGGCCGCGCTGGAGCTCTTCGTCGAGGTGGCGCGCGAGCTGAAGGCGGCCGGCAGGCTCAAGGACCGCTCGGCCTGGGCCGCCTCCACCCAGGAGCGCAAGGCCACCCTCCAGCGCCGCACCCACTTCGACAACGTGCCGCTCAAGCCGCAGCGCGTCTACGAGGAGATGAACCGGGCGTTCGGCCCCGAGACCCGTTACGTCACCACCATCGGGCTCTCCCAGATCGCCGGCGCCCAGATGCTGCACGTCTACAAGCCGCGCCACTGGATCAACTGCGGCCAGGCGGGCCCCCTCGGCTGGACCATCCCGGCCGCGCTCGGCGTCGCCACCGCCGACCCGGAGGGCACGGTCGTCGCCCTCTCCGGCGACTACGACTTCCAGTTCATGCTGGAGGAGCTGGCCGTCGGCGCCCAGCACCGCATCCCCTACGTCCACGTCCTGGTGAACAACTCCTACCTGGGCCTCATCCGCCAGGCGCAGCGCAACTTCGACATCGACTTCCAGGTCAACCTGGAGTTCGAGAACCTCAACTCCCCGGAGCTGGGCGTCTACGGCGTCGACCACGTCAAGGTCGTCGAGGGCCTGGGATGCAAGGCCATCCGGGTCACCGAGCCGGACCAGCTGCTGCCCGCCTTCGAGGAGGCCAAGAAGCTGGCCGCCGAGTTCCGGGTCCCGGTCGTCGTCGAGGCGATCCTGGAGCGGGTCACCAACATCGCGATGAGCGGCACCGACATCGCCTCGGTCAACGAGTTCGAGGACATCGCCACGGACCCGTCGCACGCGCCCACCGCGATCCGTCCGCTGACGGTCTCCTGA
- a CDS encoding GNAT family N-acetyltransferase, with the protein MRIRSARRSDLRLLQDIERAAGEPFRTLGMTSVADDDPPPLDLLENYRRAGRCWVATDPLSTTGDRPLAYVIADPVDGALHIEQISVDPAAARRGIGRALIDHLAGLAPGQGLTALTLTTFSDVPWNAPYYARIGFRVLAEGELTDGLRAIRGEEAQHGLDRWPRVCMRRDLLPSGPGAAPSVPTPASASAAPSAPSSASCAASPSPSSASAGAAAVAVSGAP; encoded by the coding sequence ATGCGTATCCGCTCCGCCAGACGCTCCGATCTCCGCCTGCTCCAGGACATCGAGCGCGCCGCAGGGGAACCCTTCCGCACCCTCGGCATGACCTCCGTGGCCGACGACGATCCGCCCCCGCTCGACCTGCTGGAGAACTACCGGCGGGCCGGGCGGTGCTGGGTGGCCACCGACCCCCTCTCCACCACCGGCGACCGGCCGCTCGCCTATGTGATCGCCGACCCCGTCGACGGGGCCCTGCACATCGAGCAGATCTCGGTGGACCCGGCCGCCGCCCGCCGGGGCATCGGCCGCGCGCTCATCGACCACCTCGCCGGGCTCGCCCCCGGGCAGGGCCTCACCGCCCTGACCCTGACCACCTTCAGCGATGTCCCGTGGAACGCCCCGTACTACGCACGCATCGGTTTCCGTGTGCTGGCCGAGGGCGAACTCACGGATGGACTGCGCGCGATCCGGGGCGAGGAGGCCCAGCACGGTCTGGACCGCTGGCCACGGGTCTGCATGCGCCGCGACCTGCTGCCCAGCGGCCCGGGGGCGGCGCCCTCGGTGCCGACCCCGGCGTCGGCGTCCGCAGCTCCGTCCGCGCCCTCTTCCGCCTCCTGCGCCGCGTCTCCCTCCCCTTCTTCCGCGTCGGCGGGAGCGGCGGCGGTCGCTGTCAGTGGCGCCCCGTAA
- a CDS encoding AMP-binding protein, producing MTRSPSYAHGTGTTALLGDTIGRNLDRTIAAHGEREALVDVVSGRRWTYTEFGADVDELARALMASGVEKGDRVGIWAVNCPEWVLLQYATARIGAVMVTINPAYRAHELEFVLKQAGISLLVASLAHRTSDYRALVGEVRADCPALRAVHYIGDPSWSELTATAPAVTPDQLAAREATLSCDDPINIQYTSGTTGFPKGATLSHHNILNNGYFVGEMIAYTEADRICLPVPFYHCFGMVMGNLAATSHGACMVIPGPSFEPAAVLAAVQQERCTSLYGVPTMFIAELNLPDFARYDLSSLRTGIMAGSPCPVEVMKRVVAEMHMEEVSICYGMTETSPVSTQTRRDDDLERRTGTVGRVLPHIEVKIVDPATGTTVERGIPGELCTRGYSVMLGYWDQPDRTAEVIDAGRWMHTGDLAVMREDGYVQVVGRIKDMIIRGGENVYPREIEEFLHGHPKIADVQVVGVPDERYGEEILACVIPRDPADPPVLEEITAYCRERLAHYKIPRRLRVLDAFPMTVSGKVRKIELRETYAD from the coding sequence ATGACCAGGAGTCCGTCGTACGCGCACGGCACCGGCACCACCGCTCTGCTGGGTGACACCATCGGCCGCAACCTGGACCGGACGATCGCCGCCCACGGGGAGCGCGAGGCCCTGGTCGACGTGGTCTCCGGGCGCCGCTGGACGTACACGGAGTTCGGCGCCGACGTCGACGAGCTGGCCCGGGCCCTGATGGCGTCGGGGGTGGAGAAGGGCGACCGGGTCGGCATCTGGGCGGTCAACTGCCCCGAGTGGGTGCTCCTCCAGTACGCCACCGCCCGCATCGGTGCCGTCATGGTGACCATCAACCCCGCCTACCGGGCGCACGAGCTGGAGTTCGTCCTCAAGCAGGCGGGCATCTCCCTGCTGGTCGCCTCCCTCGCCCACCGCACCAGCGACTACCGGGCCCTCGTCGGGGAGGTGCGCGCCGACTGCCCCGCCCTGCGGGCCGTGCACTACATCGGCGACCCGTCCTGGTCCGAGCTGACGGCCACCGCACCGGCTGTCACCCCGGACCAACTGGCGGCGCGCGAGGCCACGCTGTCCTGCGACGACCCCATCAACATCCAGTACACCTCGGGCACCACCGGCTTCCCCAAGGGGGCCACGCTCTCCCACCACAACATCCTCAACAACGGTTACTTCGTGGGGGAGATGATCGCCTACACGGAGGCGGACCGGATCTGTCTGCCGGTTCCCTTCTACCACTGCTTCGGCATGGTGATGGGCAATCTCGCCGCCACCTCGCACGGCGCCTGCATGGTCATCCCGGGCCCCTCCTTCGAGCCCGCCGCCGTGCTCGCCGCCGTCCAGCAGGAGCGGTGCACCTCGCTCTACGGCGTCCCCACGATGTTCATCGCGGAGCTGAACCTGCCGGACTTCGCCCGTTACGACCTCTCCTCGCTCCGTACCGGGATCATGGCCGGATCCCCCTGCCCGGTCGAGGTGATGAAGCGGGTGGTCGCGGAGATGCACATGGAGGAGGTGTCCATCTGCTACGGCATGACGGAGACCTCGCCCGTCTCCACCCAGACCCGCCGCGACGACGACCTGGAGCGCCGCACCGGCACGGTGGGCCGGGTGCTGCCCCACATCGAGGTCAAGATCGTCGACCCGGCGACCGGCACCACCGTGGAGCGCGGCATACCGGGCGAACTCTGCACCCGGGGCTACAGCGTGATGCTCGGCTACTGGGACCAGCCCGACCGCACCGCCGAGGTGATCGACGCGGGCCGCTGGATGCACACCGGGGACCTGGCGGTGATGCGCGAGGACGGCTATGTCCAGGTCGTCGGCCGGATCAAGGACATGATCATCCGGGGCGGCGAGAACGTGTACCCGAGGGAGATCGAGGAGTTCCTGCACGGCCACCCGAAGATCGCGGACGTCCAGGTGGTCGGGGTGCCGGACGAGCGGTACGGGGAGGAGATCCTGGCCTGCGTCATCCCCCGCGACCCGGCCGACCCGCCGGTGCTGGAGGAGATCACCGCGTACTGCCGGGAGCGGCTGGCCCACTACAAGATCCCGCGCAGGCTGCGGGTGCTGGACGCCTTCCCGATGACGGTCAGCGGGAAGGTCCGGAAGATCGAGCTGCGGGAGACGTACGCCGACTGA
- a CDS encoding AMP-binding protein, with translation MPATSATETFRAARDFLLDHREEYERAYAGFRWPRPDHFNWALDWFDVIAEGNDRTALHIVEEDGRRTEVSFAAMSERSARAANWLRKQGVREGDRILVMLGNQVDLWETALAAMKLRAVVIPATPLLGPADLRDRVERGRVSHVLVRDADTGKFDEVPGKYTRIAVGEEVAGWRPYAEVADAPADFTPDRPTEADEPLMLYFTSGTTARPKLVEHTHVSYPVGHLATMYWIGLRPGDVHLNISSPGWAKHAWSNLFAPWTAEATVFIVNYTRFDASRLMAEMDRSGVTSFCAPPTVWRMLIQADLSRLRTPPREVVAAGEPLNPEVIETVRREWGVTIRDGFGQTETAVQVANSPGQPLRTGSMGRPSPGFTVELLDPVTGRPGVAEGEIALDLSQHPVGLMTGYHGDPERTAEAMAGGYYRTGDIGARDEDGYITYVGRSDDVFKSSDYKISPFELESALLEHEAVAEAAVVPAPDPLRLSVPKAYVVLAAGWEPGPETAKALFEHSRAVLAPYKRLRKLEFAELPKTVSGKIRRIELRERTARGAGAGTEFDEGDLK, from the coding sequence ATGCCGGCAACGAGCGCGACGGAGACGTTCCGGGCCGCCCGGGACTTCCTGCTGGACCACCGCGAGGAGTACGAGCGGGCCTACGCGGGCTTCCGCTGGCCCCGGCCCGACCACTTCAACTGGGCGCTGGACTGGTTCGACGTCATCGCGGAGGGCAACGACCGGACCGCCCTGCACATCGTGGAGGAGGACGGCCGGCGCACCGAGGTCTCCTTCGCCGCCATGTCCGAACGGTCCGCCCGGGCCGCCAACTGGCTGCGGAAGCAGGGCGTACGGGAGGGCGACCGCATCCTCGTCATGCTCGGCAACCAGGTCGACCTGTGGGAGACCGCCCTCGCCGCGATGAAGCTGCGCGCCGTCGTCATCCCCGCCACCCCGCTGCTCGGCCCCGCCGATCTGCGCGACCGGGTGGAGCGCGGCCGGGTGAGCCATGTGCTGGTCCGGGACGCGGACACCGGGAAGTTCGACGAGGTGCCGGGGAAGTACACCCGGATCGCGGTGGGCGAGGAGGTGGCGGGATGGCGGCCGTACGCCGAAGTGGCCGACGCCCCGGCCGACTTCACCCCCGACCGGCCGACGGAGGCCGACGAGCCGCTGATGCTCTACTTCACCTCCGGCACCACCGCCCGCCCCAAACTGGTCGAGCACACCCATGTCTCGTACCCCGTGGGCCACTTGGCGACGATGTACTGGATCGGGCTGCGCCCCGGCGACGTCCACCTCAACATCTCGTCCCCCGGCTGGGCCAAGCACGCCTGGTCCAATCTCTTCGCCCCGTGGACCGCCGAGGCCACCGTCTTCATCGTCAACTACACCCGCTTCGACGCCTCCCGGCTGATGGCCGAGATGGACCGCTCGGGCGTCACCAGCTTCTGCGCCCCGCCCACCGTCTGGCGGATGCTCATCCAGGCCGACCTGTCCCGGCTGAGGACTCCGCCGCGCGAGGTCGTGGCGGCGGGGGAGCCGCTGAACCCGGAGGTCATCGAGACGGTCCGGCGGGAGTGGGGCGTCACCATCCGGGACGGCTTCGGCCAGACGGAGACCGCCGTCCAGGTCGCCAACAGCCCCGGCCAGCCCCTCAGGACCGGCTCCATGGGCCGCCCGAGCCCGGGCTTCACCGTGGAGCTGCTCGACCCGGTCACCGGCCGGCCGGGCGTGGCCGAGGGCGAGATCGCGCTCGACCTCTCCCAGCACCCGGTGGGCCTGATGACCGGCTACCACGGCGACCCGGAGCGTACGGCCGAGGCGATGGCGGGCGGCTACTACCGCACGGGCGACATCGGGGCGCGCGACGAGGACGGCTACATCACCTACGTGGGCCGCAGCGACGACGTCTTCAAGTCCTCGGACTACAAGATCTCGCCCTTCGAGCTGGAGAGCGCCCTCCTGGAGCACGAGGCGGTGGCCGAGGCCGCCGTCGTGCCCGCCCCCGACCCGCTGCGGCTCTCCGTCCCGAAGGCGTACGTCGTGCTGGCGGCGGGATGGGAGCCGGGGCCGGAGACGGCGAAGGCCCTCTTCGAGCACTCGCGGGCGGTCCTCGCCCCGTACAAACGCCTTCGCAAGCTGGAGTTCGCGGAGCTGCCCAAGACCGTCTCCGGCAAGATCCGCCGCATCGAGCTGCGCGAACGCACCGCCCGAGGCGCCGGAGCGGGAACCGAGTTCGACGAGGGGGACCTGAAATGA